A single window of Sphingobacteriales bacterium DNA harbors:
- the serS gene encoding serine--tRNA ligase — protein sequence MLTIEQLKKDVEFAKERLAHKNFKDVEFVDEILALDTKRKSIKTSLDNYLAQRNTISKEVGGLMKSGDKAAAEALKQEIATIKESTDVLDVELTTIEQQIQEKLVQLPNFPNAIVPKGKTPEDNEITYCVDTLPQLPDSALPHWELAKKYNLIDFELGVKITGAGFPVYKGKGAVLQRALISFFLDQAALAGYNEVQVPHVVNKDSAFATGQLPDKEGQMYYVQQDDFYLIPTAEVPITNIYRDEIVDEKLLPIKNVGYTPCFRREAGSYGKDVRGLNRLHQFDKVEIVRIEKAENSYQALDEMLKHVEKLLQALELPYRILRLCGGDMTFSSALTYDFEVYSAAQKRWLEVSSVSNFETFQANRLKLRIKDKDNNKVLAHTLNGSALALARIVACLLENHQTEDGILIPKALVPYTRFEKI from the coding sequence ATGCTAACAATAGAACAATTAAAGAAAGACGTAGAATTTGCAAAAGAAAGATTAGCTCATAAGAACTTTAAAGATGTAGAATTTGTAGATGAAATTTTAGCGTTAGATACAAAAAGAAAATCGATAAAAACAAGCTTAGATAATTATTTGGCTCAAAGAAACACAATTTCTAAAGAAGTTGGTGGATTAATGAAATCAGGCGATAAGGCTGCTGCAGAAGCATTAAAACAAGAAATTGCAACAATAAAAGAATCAACAGATGTGTTGGATGTAGAATTAACTACAATTGAGCAGCAAATTCAAGAGAAATTGGTTCAGCTGCCAAATTTTCCTAATGCGATTGTACCTAAAGGCAAAACACCTGAAGATAATGAGATTACCTATTGTGTAGATACATTACCACAATTGCCTGATAGTGCTTTGCCACATTGGGAATTAGCAAAGAAATATAATTTAATAGATTTTGAATTAGGTGTTAAAATCACAGGCGCAGGTTTTCCTGTTTACAAAGGAAAAGGTGCTGTATTGCAACGTGCCTTAATTTCATTCTTCTTAGACCAAGCTGCCTTGGCTGGCTACAATGAAGTACAAGTGCCACATGTTGTCAATAAAGATTCTGCATTTGCAACAGGACAGTTGCCAGACAAAGAAGGACAAATGTACTATGTACAGCAAGATGATTTTTATTTAATACCTACAGCAGAAGTGCCAATTACTAATATCTACAGAGATGAGATAGTAGATGAAAAACTATTGCCAATAAAAAACGTAGGCTATACACCATGTTTTAGAAGAGAAGCAGGAAGTTATGGAAAAGATGTGCGTGGATTGAATAGATTACATCAATTTGATAAAGTAGAAATTGTAAGAATTGAAAAAGCAGAAAATTCTTATCAAGCATTGGATGAGATGCTAAAACATGTAGAAAAATTGTTACAAGCATTAGAATTACCATATAGGATTTTGAGATTGTGTGGTGGAGATATGACTTTTTCATCTGCACTGACTTACGATTTTGAAGTGTATAGTGCAGCTCAGAAACGTTGGTTAGAAGTAAGTTCTGTTTCAAATTTTGAAACATTCCAAGCAAATAGATTAAAATTAAGAATAAAAGATAAAGACAACAACAAGGTTTTGGCACATACATTAAATGGAAGTGCTTTGGCATTGGCAAGAATTGTTGCTTGTTTGCTTGAAAATCATCAAACTGAAGATGGCATATTGATACCTAAGGCATTAGTACCATACACAAGATTTGAGAAAATATAA
- a CDS encoding NAD-dependent epimerase/dehydratase family protein: protein MQKIVISGAGGHIGYNVVKKLLEKNYSVLVLDRSLNTNVIELKALGATIHNCNLLDESSFLDQIMGADVFFHLAAENTTSMQHEERIIQNTDGITKVVLNACLKAGIKKIIYTSSVVVLGRSSDKNILINEENTVANPESPYVKGKLLAEQYVKNFAQQHQLDIRHIYPSWVVGPGDCKLTPPHKVIKDFVEKGQPFYFEGGISIVDVEDLANAQIAAMENGKPNEKYIVAGENITFKEFYDILSEFSQKKKPKIKIPKWFIYLGAKVLDIILKIFGKASPVSPAYIQSVIGNYSWYSSKKAEKELNYKITPAREILRKAVQETYKRMAGTIVLGKKTNLLPDIKDQNQDGTLLITGVPGWLGNRMIDILINGDRFGNYRTNRKIRVLVEPRFKGMLNLPANYEIVYADITNKAQLLDVVSGVQSVFHLAGAIYPKHVDVLYKVNEQGTKNLVDACIEKQVKRFIYMSTDSTCGYGTKEQPIFDENTKPNPYKNYGKSKLLAEEYVLQKSKEGKINATSLRGFWFFGPFAPERNLAFANMFFWPRQIVFGNGKNLRSISHVDNIIASFLMAENNTNTYNNWYWIGNDAPYATVDEIYKTIANALGVPYKPIYIPKFMCRCFEYSEDILNKFNYIQATLQAAGKFDYNIAGSISKAKQDFGYNPRVTLEDAAQELKKMVG, encoded by the coding sequence ATGCAAAAAATAGTAATTTCAGGTGCTGGCGGACACATTGGGTATAATGTTGTCAAAAAATTATTAGAGAAAAATTATTCTGTATTAGTTTTAGATAGATCTCTAAATACTAATGTTATAGAATTAAAAGCGCTTGGCGCAACTATACATAATTGTAATTTACTAGATGAAAGTTCTTTTTTAGACCAAATAATGGGTGCTGATGTATTCTTTCACCTAGCTGCAGAGAATACAACATCTATGCAACATGAAGAAAGAATAATACAAAACACTGATGGCATCACCAAAGTAGTGCTTAATGCATGTTTAAAAGCAGGAATCAAGAAAATTATATACACCAGTTCTGTCGTAGTATTAGGTAGAAGCTCTGATAAAAACATACTAATTAATGAAGAGAATACAGTTGCAAACCCAGAAAGTCCATATGTAAAAGGCAAACTATTAGCAGAACAATATGTAAAAAACTTTGCACAACAACACCAATTAGACATTCGTCATATTTATCCATCTTGGGTTGTTGGTCCTGGCGATTGCAAGCTAACACCACCACATAAAGTTATTAAAGATTTTGTAGAAAAAGGACAACCATTTTATTTTGAAGGTGGCATTTCTATAGTAGATGTAGAAGATTTAGCTAATGCGCAAATTGCTGCCATGGAAAATGGCAAGCCAAATGAAAAATATATTGTAGCTGGCGAAAATATCACATTCAAAGAATTCTATGATATATTATCAGAGTTTTCACAAAAGAAAAAACCTAAAATAAAAATACCAAAATGGTTTATATATTTAGGTGCCAAGGTTTTAGATATTATATTAAAAATATTTGGCAAAGCATCACCTGTAAGTCCAGCATATATACAAAGTGTAATTGGCAACTATTCTTGGTACAGTAGCAAAAAAGCTGAGAAAGAACTAAATTATAAAATTACACCAGCAAGAGAAATTCTTAGAAAAGCTGTGCAAGAAACATACAAACGTATGGCAGGCACCATAGTTTTAGGCAAGAAAACAAATCTTTTACCTGATATAAAGGATCAGAATCAAGATGGTACGTTATTAATTACAGGCGTTCCTGGTTGGTTGGGCAACAGAATGATTGATATATTAATTAATGGAGATAGATTTGGAAATTATAGAACCAACAGGAAAATAAGAGTGTTAGTGGAGCCTAGATTTAAAGGCATGCTCAATTTGCCAGCAAACTATGAAATAGTATATGCAGACATTACAAACAAAGCTCAGTTGCTTGATGTTGTAAGTGGTGTGCAAAGTGTTTTTCATCTAGCTGGCGCCATTTATCCAAAACATGTAGATGTTTTATATAAAGTAAATGAACAAGGCACAAAGAATTTAGTAGACGCATGTATTGAAAAGCAAGTGAAAAGATTCATTTATATGAGTACAGATTCTACTTGTGGCTATGGAACAAAAGAGCAACCAATTTTTGATGAAAACACAAAGCCAAATCCTTACAAAAATTATGGAAAAAGCAAGTTGTTAGCAGAAGAATATGTATTGCAGAAATCTAAAGAAGGAAAAATAAATGCTACATCACTGCGTGGTTTTTGGTTCTTTGGTCCATTTGCTCCAGAAAGAAATTTAGCGTTTGCTAATATGTTTTTTTGGCCAAGACAGATTGTTTTTGGCAATGGCAAAAATCTCAGAAGTATCTCACATGTAGATAATATCATTGCTTCATTTTTAATGGCAGAAAACAATACAAATACTTACAATAATTGGTATTGGATTGGCAATGATGCACCATATGCAACAGTTGATGAAATATACAAAACCATAGCGAATGCACTTGGCGTACCTTACAAACCAATCTATATTCCAAAATTTATGTGTAGATGTTTTGAGTATTCAGAAGATATCTTAAATAAATTCAACTACATACAAGCTACATTACAAGCTGCAGGAAAGTTTGATTATAACATAGCTGGAAGCATTAGTAAAGCAAAGCAAGACTTTGGCTACAATCCTAGAGTTACCTTAGAAGATGCTGCACAAGAGCTCAAAAAAATGGTTGGGTAA
- a CDS encoding DNA polymerase IV: MNANSLDIRLEPRVLFIDMNSFFATCEQQTNYWLRGRPVAVCVYTGKYGCVIAPSIEAKKKGIRLGMRLNDAIKICPDLVPLETNPNKYRSYHIKIMNVLRQYADDVVPRSIDEAVVDLSNYKRIYPDMVAVAQKIKQDIKEQVGDWLQCSIGIAPNAFLAKLASDIQKPDGLVVINPENIDSVISKLELTDFPGISNGIKQRLNKVGIYTPLQLRQSTPEVLKAACKSIIGLHWYYRLHFQEVDMLSSDDYKSISAMRHLSKEQRNDIDSIKEVFMLLCLTLERRLMKKGRYAQNINFFCKYEDGTSFEDKFHTEQALRDGMEIYHILLDRQKQFRDKNNIDQQILNNNIISIGIVIHKFVEEGATQLNMFNNKHIAKDKAMKKVYEIKQKYGENKIKRASEMRADDTLFVDDVIGFGNIKDLL; the protein is encoded by the coding sequence ATGAATGCAAATTCTTTAGATATAAGACTAGAACCAAGAGTACTATTTATTGATATGAATAGTTTTTTTGCTACTTGCGAGCAACAAACCAATTATTGGCTACGTGGCAGACCAGTAGCTGTGTGTGTGTACACTGGAAAATATGGTTGTGTGATTGCACCATCTATTGAGGCAAAGAAAAAAGGAATAAGATTAGGCATGCGATTGAATGATGCAATAAAAATATGTCCAGATTTAGTGCCATTAGAAACAAATCCAAATAAATATAGAAGCTACCATATAAAAATTATGAATGTACTTAGGCAATATGCAGATGATGTGGTACCAAGAAGTATTGATGAAGCAGTTGTAGACTTAAGTAATTACAAGAGAATATATCCAGACATGGTTGCTGTGGCACAAAAAATAAAGCAAGATATAAAAGAACAAGTAGGCGATTGGCTACAATGTTCAATAGGAATTGCTCCCAATGCTTTTTTAGCAAAACTTGCCTCAGATATACAAAAACCAGATGGTTTAGTAGTAATAAATCCAGAAAATATAGATTCTGTAATCTCAAAATTGGAATTAACTGATTTCCCTGGAATATCAAATGGAATAAAGCAAAGGCTTAATAAAGTTGGCATATATACACCTTTGCAGCTAAGACAATCAACGCCAGAAGTTTTAAAAGCAGCATGTAAAAGTATTATTGGATTACATTGGTACTATAGATTGCATTTTCAAGAAGTAGACATGCTCTCTTCTGATGACTATAAGAGCATATCTGCAATGCGACATTTATCAAAAGAACAAAGAAATGATATTGATAGTATTAAAGAAGTTTTTATGTTATTGTGTCTTACTTTGGAAAGAAGATTAATGAAAAAAGGACGTTATGCTCAAAATATAAATTTCTTTTGCAAATATGAAGATGGAACTAGTTTTGAAGATAAGTTTCACACAGAACAAGCACTACGTGATGGTATGGAAATTTATCATATTTTATTAGATAGGCAAAAGCAATTTAGAGATAAAAATAATATCGACCAACAGATACTAAACAACAATATTATAAGTATTGGTATTGTAATACACAAATTTGTAGAAGAAGGTGCAACTCAACTAAACATGTTTAACAACAAACATATAGCAAAAGATAAAGCCATGAAAAAAGTATATGAAATAAAACAGAAATATGGCGAAAATAAAATTAAACGAGCGTCTGAAATGAGAGCTGATGATACCCTATTTGTAGATGATGTAATTGGGTTCGGAAATATAAAAGACTTACTATAA
- the panB gene encoding 3-methyl-2-oxobutanoate hydroxymethyltransferase — protein MSAIKSELKRVTTHNLKEMKQRGEKISMLTAYDYSMAKILDDAGIDILLVGDSASNVMAGHETTLPITLDQMIYHAQSVVRAIKRCFVVVDLPFGSYQGNSREALNAAIRVMKETGGHGVKLEGGQEIGESVIRILTAGIPVMGHLGLTPQSIYKFGTYTVRAKEEDEADRLVEDAKYLESIGCFAIVLEKIPAQLGKKVAESVSIPVIGIGAGGFVDGQVLVTHDMLGITHEFKPRFLRQYLHLYDEMKKATEQYIADIKSNDFPNDKEQY, from the coding sequence ATGTCTGCTATTAAATCTGAATTAAAGAGAGTAACTACGCACAACCTTAAAGAAATGAAACAGCGTGGCGAAAAAATATCTATGCTTACTGCTTATGACTATTCTATGGCAAAGATATTAGATGATGCAGGAATTGATATTTTATTGGTAGGTGACTCAGCATCAAATGTGATGGCTGGACATGAAACAACACTGCCAATTACGCTAGACCAAATGATATACCATGCACAAAGTGTGGTAAGAGCCATCAAGCGTTGTTTTGTGGTAGTAGATTTGCCTTTTGGTTCATATCAAGGAAACTCACGAGAAGCCCTAAATGCGGCAATTCGTGTAATGAAAGAAACAGGTGGACATGGTGTGAAATTAGAAGGTGGACAAGAAATTGGAGAATCAGTGATTAGAATATTAACGGCAGGCATTCCAGTAATGGGACATCTTGGATTGACGCCACAATCCATTTATAAATTTGGTACATATACTGTACGTGCCAAAGAAGAAGATGAAGCAGATAGGTTGGTAGAAGATGCAAAATATTTAGAAAGTATAGGTTGTTTTGCTATTGTATTAGAAAAAATACCAGCACAATTAGGCAAAAAGGTTGCAGAAAGTGTAAGTATTCCAGTAATAGGTATTGGAGCTGGTGGTTTTGTAGATGGACAAGTATTGGTAACGCATGATATGTTAGGTATAACACATGAGTTTAAACCAAGATTTTTACGTCAATATTTACATCTATACGATGAGATGAAAAAAGCAACAGAACAATATATTGCAGATATTAAATCCAATGATTTTCCAAACGATAAGGAACAATATTAA
- a CDS encoding tRNA threonylcarbamoyladenosine dehydratase codes for MKDTAWLSRTELLIGKSGIEKLQNANVLIVGLGGVGSYCAEFIARAGVGKMTIVDGDVVDPTNRNRQLPALNSTHGMSKADWMYDRILDINPEIELKKIKVFLSPEEANRIVTSENFDFVVDAIDSITPKLNLLIAAYRNKVKIVMSGGAGGKTDVTKIKVDDISKTHDCFFVRTVRKRLKREKIYSGIPVVFSPELQDKNALIRTDGSNYKRSAYGTISYMPATFGGACANVVIQSILKQK; via the coding sequence ATGAAAGATACTGCTTGGTTATCTAGAACAGAATTATTAATTGGCAAATCAGGTATAGAAAAATTACAAAATGCCAATGTTTTGATTGTTGGGTTGGGTGGCGTTGGCTCTTATTGTGCTGAATTTATTGCTCGTGCTGGTGTGGGCAAAATGACCATTGTTGATGGTGATGTAGTTGACCCAACCAATAGAAATAGACAATTGCCTGCACTAAATTCTACACATGGCATGAGCAAAGCAGACTGGATGTATGATAGGATTTTAGACATCAACCCAGAAATTGAATTAAAAAAAATAAAAGTATTTCTTAGTCCAGAAGAGGCAAACCGTATTGTTACATCAGAAAATTTTGATTTTGTAGTAGATGCTATTGATAGCATTACACCTAAACTAAATCTATTGATAGCTGCATACAGAAATAAAGTGAAAATTGTGATGAGTGGTGGTGCTGGTGGCAAAACAGATGTAACAAAAATAAAAGTAGATGATATCTCAAAAACACATGATTGTTTCTTTGTGCGTACAGTAAGAAAAAGACTTAAGAGAGAGAAAATTTACAGCGGAATTCCTGTTGTATTCTCACCAGAACTACAAGATAAGAATGCATTGATAAGAACTGATGGTAGTAATTATAAACGCTCTGCCTATGGTACTATTTCTTATATGCCAGCAACTTTTGGTGGTGCTTGTGCAAATGTTGTCATTCAATCTATATTAAAACAAAAATAG
- a CDS encoding DUF4442 domain-containing protein, whose translation MLSKEQENYRKLMSNPISFKAGLYTKLPMAAIADCRITQLDEECCKVTVPYKFLNKNPFNTTYWAVLGMAAEMAGGALLMMYAHKTQPSMSTFVTACTSKFIKTAKGITTFVCNDGAIIRERVEQELINKKGDSFTTTTTGFDKDGNIIAEFSFEWSIKARKK comes from the coding sequence ATGTTATCTAAAGAGCAAGAGAATTATAGAAAATTAATGTCTAATCCCATTTCTTTCAAAGCAGGATTATATACTAAACTTCCTATGGCAGCAATAGCAGACTGTAGAATTACTCAACTAGATGAAGAATGTTGTAAAGTTACTGTACCATATAAATTCTTAAATAAAAATCCATTCAATACAACATATTGGGCAGTTTTGGGCATGGCAGCAGAAATGGCTGGTGGTGCATTACTAATGATGTATGCGCACAAAACACAACCATCTATGTCAACTTTTGTTACAGCATGCACCTCTAAATTCATAAAAACAGCAAAAGGCATTACCACATTTGTTTGCAACGATGGTGCAATAATTAGAGAACGTGTAGAACAAGAGTTGATAAACAAAAAAGGAGACAGTTTCACAACGACAACTACTGGCTTTGATAAGGATGGAAATATAATTGCAGAATTTAGCTTTGAATGGAGCATTAAAGCAAGAAAAAAATAG
- the rho gene encoding transcription termination factor Rho — protein MMHNEAQLQVLTVSDLKAIAENLLIPKSKIIKSKKPELIELILKKAETTELPTDIEENIDIAPEHTENSIDIINEPQQDIPSEINTEAELKQINQEKKHRNRIKKVVQKVELQIPSKTIENKPVEENNTEIDIVIAPNKIDDAKLIQNNQPEEIAPIVIEEEKKEVFNIDLDGMISGEGVLEIIPEGYGFLRSADYNYLSSPDDIYVSPSQIKSIGLKTGDTIVGTIRPPKEGEKYFALLKVDTINGKSPHEIRDRIPFDYLTPLFPEEKLNLFNEAGIYTTRMVDLFAPIGKGQRGMIVAQPKVGKTMLLKDIANAIAKNHPEVYLIILLIDERPEEVTDVQRSVNAEVVASTFDEPADRHVKVSNIVLQKAKRLVECGHDVVILLDSITRLARAYNTVAPSSGKVLSGGVEANALQKPKQFFGAARNIENGGSLTVVATALIETGSKMDEVIFEEFKGTGNMELQLDRKLANRRIFPAIDVTASSTRRDDLLLDKDTLSKMWILRNHLADMNSEESMKFLLNQMKGTRTNEEFLLMMKR, from the coding sequence ATGATGCACAACGAAGCTCAACTTCAGGTTCTTACCGTATCAGACTTAAAAGCTATTGCTGAAAATCTGTTAATCCCAAAATCAAAAATTATTAAATCAAAAAAACCAGAATTAATTGAGCTTATCTTAAAGAAAGCTGAAACAACAGAACTTCCAACTGATATAGAAGAAAATATTGATATTGCTCCTGAACATACTGAAAATAGTATTGATATAATCAACGAGCCACAGCAAGATATACCATCTGAAATTAATACTGAGGCAGAACTAAAACAGATTAATCAAGAGAAGAAACATAGAAACAGAATTAAAAAAGTAGTTCAGAAAGTTGAGCTACAAATACCATCTAAAACTATAGAGAATAAGCCAGTTGAAGAAAATAATACTGAAATTGATATTGTAATTGCACCTAACAAAATAGATGATGCTAAATTAATCCAAAACAACCAACCTGAAGAGATAGCACCAATAGTTATTGAAGAAGAAAAGAAAGAGGTTTTTAATATTGACCTTGATGGTATGATTAGTGGCGAAGGTGTATTAGAAATTATTCCAGAAGGTTATGGTTTCTTACGTTCTGCTGATTATAATTATCTATCATCTCCAGATGATATTTATGTATCTCCTTCTCAAATAAAATCTATTGGATTAAAAACTGGTGATACTATTGTTGGAACTATTCGTCCACCAAAAGAAGGCGAAAAGTACTTTGCTTTGCTTAAGGTTGATACCATCAATGGAAAATCTCCGCATGAAATTAGAGATAGAATTCCTTTTGATTATTTGACACCATTATTCCCAGAAGAGAAGCTGAATCTATTTAACGAAGCAGGTATCTATACGACAAGAATGGTGGATTTATTTGCGCCAATAGGAAAAGGACAGCGTGGAATGATAGTAGCACAACCAAAAGTTGGTAAAACAATGCTACTTAAAGATATTGCAAATGCAATTGCTAAAAATCATCCAGAAGTATATTTAATCATCTTATTGATAGATGAAAGACCCGAAGAGGTAACAGATGTACAAAGGAGTGTAAATGCCGAAGTAGTAGCATCTACCTTTGATGAGCCAGCTGACAGACACGTAAAAGTATCTAATATTGTTTTACAAAAAGCAAAAAGATTGGTTGAGTGTGGGCATGATGTTGTAATTCTTTTAGATTCTATCACAAGATTGGCAAGAGCATATAATACTGTTGCGCCATCTTCTGGAAAAGTTCTTTCTGGTGGTGTGGAGGCTAATGCATTGCAAAAACCTAAACAGTTTTTTGGTGCTGCAAGAAATATAGAAAATGGTGGCTCACTTACTGTGGTAGCTACTGCATTAATAGAAACTGGTTCAAAAATGGATGAGGTAATTTTTGAAGAGTTTAAAGGAACAGGAAACATGGAACTTCAACTGGACAGAAAACTTGCCAATAGAAGAATTTTCCCAGCTATAGATGTAACAGCATCTTCTACAAGAAGAGATGATTTGTTGTTAGATAAAGACACTTTATCTAAAATGTGGATTTTGAGAAACCATTTAGCTGACATGAATTCTGAAGAGTCTATGAAATTCTTACTCAACCAAATGAAAGGTACACGCACCAACGAAGAATTTTTATTAATGATGAAAAGATAA
- a CDS encoding HIT family protein, with product MTIFSKIIKGEIPCYKIAEDEHYFAFLNIRPLNAGHTLVIPKIETDYIFDLSDEQLSGLIIFAKKVAKAIESVVSCERIGIAVIGLEVPHCHIHLTPINSVHDIDFRNTKEISKEQMQELAIQISAAVKL from the coding sequence ATGACAATATTTTCCAAAATTATAAAAGGTGAAATTCCTTGCTACAAAATTGCTGAAGATGAGCATTATTTTGCATTTCTAAATATACGTCCATTAAATGCTGGACACACTTTAGTTATACCAAAAATAGAAACTGATTATATCTTTGATTTGTCTGATGAACAACTTAGTGGTTTAATAATTTTTGCCAAAAAAGTTGCTAAAGCTATAGAAAGTGTAGTTTCTTGTGAGCGTATTGGCATAGCTGTCATCGGACTTGAAGTGCCACATTGCCATATTCATCTTACACCTATCAACTCAGTACACGATATAGATTTTAGAAATACAAAAGAAATTTCTAAAGAACAAATGCAAGAATTAGCTATACAAATAAGTGCTGCTGTAAAATTGTAA
- a CDS encoding T9SS type A sorting domain-containing protein — MPYTGNGKYNIIDISGNVIMQNNIDKNTNRFTIDVNDVANGTYLLSLEMDGKVSTSKVMILK; from the coding sequence TTGCCTTATACAGGCAATGGTAAATACAATATCATAGATATTTCAGGAAATGTAATCATGCAAAACAATATTGATAAAAACACCAATCGTTTTACCATTGATGTGAATGATGTTGCTAATGGAACATATTTATTATCATTAGAAATGGATGGCAAAGTATCAACATCTAAGGTGATGATATTGAAGTAG
- a CDS encoding DUF4126 domain-containing protein — protein sequence MILDIIQNIQNLPQEVVNVLPQGKLLLGLALGLGLSASCGFRVFVPLLVASVASKMGIITLGDSFAWMASTPALIAFATATVFEIGGYYIPFVDNILDTITTPASVAAGTLLTASLLTPEMDPMLKWGLGIIVGGGSAGVVQAGTALTRATSTVTTAGTANPVVATAENGLAIGGSILSLVMPFLIATVVCILSFVILFLMIRYFKKRIPKAAYSS from the coding sequence ATGATATTAGACATTATTCAAAACATACAAAATCTTCCACAAGAAGTTGTTAATGTTTTGCCACAAGGCAAATTACTTTTAGGCTTAGCATTAGGCTTGGGTTTAAGTGCTAGCTGTGGCTTTCGAGTTTTTGTTCCGTTATTAGTAGCAAGTGTCGCATCTAAAATGGGTATCATTACACTCGGCGATAGCTTTGCTTGGATGGCAAGCACACCAGCATTGATAGCATTTGCTACAGCTACAGTATTTGAGATAGGTGGATACTATATCCCATTTGTAGATAATATTTTAGATACAATTACGACACCAGCATCAGTAGCAGCAGGCACATTACTTACAGCATCTTTATTAACACCGGAAATGGATCCAATGCTAAAATGGGGTTTAGGTATTATTGTAGGTGGAGGAAGTGCAGGCGTGGTGCAAGCAGGCACAGCACTTACGAGAGCTACATCAACAGTAACGACAGCTGGTACAGCTAATCCAGTTGTTGCTACAGCAGAGAATGGGTTAGCCATTGGAGGTAGTATATTGAGTTTAGTCATGCCTTTTCTTATTGCCACAGTTGTTTGTATTCTATCATTCGTTATCTTATTTCTTATGATAAGATACTTTAAAAAACGAATACCCAAAGCTGCGTATTCTAGTTAA